DNA sequence from the Chthoniobacterales bacterium genome:
ACGCATCGGCGACGCGCTGCTCACCACCCCGGTCATCTCCGCCCTTCGCGAGCACCAGCGCGGTGCGGAAATCACCATCGCCCTCGACCGCGCCACCGCCGCGCTCGCTCCCGCCCTCGGCGCGGACCACACCCTCATTCGCGGCGACAATTTCTGGACCGGCCTCGCCACCTCCCGTTTCGACGTCTGCCTCGATCTCACCGGCAACGACCGCAGCGCCCTCGCCACCGTCGTGTCCCGTGCCCCCCGTCGCATCACCTGGGCGCGCTTCGCGAGGAAACCGCTCCGCAAGTTTCTCTACACCGACTTTGTCGAATCCTCGGTGAAACTCCGCCACACCGCGGATCATCACACCGACCTGCTACGCGCCCTCGAGATCCACGTCGAGGAGGTGCCGCTTGCCCTTCAACTCCCCACCTACGCCCTTGCGGAAGCCACCAACGCTCTCGCCAGGGCCGGAATCACCAGCTCCTTCGCCGTCGTGCACCCCGGCACCGCCCGGCAGGAAAAATACTGGCTGCCCGAGCGCTGGGCCGAAGTCATCATCTGCCTCCGCCGCGAACACGGTCTTCCCGTATTGCTCACGGGATCGAAGGATCCCGCCGAGGCCGCCCATCTCGCCGTCATCCAGGCCGCCCTCCCCGAACCCTGCCTCAACCTCGCCGGCAAGCTCAGTCTTCTCGGCACGGCCGCCGTCTTGAAAAAAGCCCGTCTTCTTTGCGCCGTCGATTCCGCGCCCGTGCATTTCGCCGACGCCCTCGAGACGCCAGTCGTCGCCCTCTTCGGCCCTACAAATCCCCTTCAC
Encoded proteins:
- a CDS encoding glycosyltransferase family 9 protein; the protein is MRVLILQLKRIGDALLTTPVISALREHQRGAEITIALDRATAALAPALGADHTLIRGDNFWTGLATSRFDVCLDLTGNDRSALATVVSRAPRRITWARFARKPLRKFLYTDFVESSVKLRHTADHHTDLLRALEIHVEEVPLALQLPTYALAEATNALARAGITSSFAVVHPGTARQEKYWLPERWAEVIICLRREHGLPVLLTGSKDPAEAAHLAVIQAALPEPCLNLAGKLSLLGTAAVLKKARLLCAVDSAPVHFADALETPVVALFGPTNPLH